TTTAGCATCAGTAATTTTCTCCAGACTTACGCGACCAGTTAATCTTTCTTTTAAAGAAATTACCTCGTCGTAGCCTTCTTTGATGGCTGTAACACGAACACCATTACTGGTTTTACAATCGTCTTCAGTGATCATTATGTCCTGCGCGATATCAACCAGTCTTCTGGTCAGATAACCAGAGTCCGCAGTTCTTAATGCCGTGTCGACCAAACCTTTTCTTGCTCCATATGTAGAAATAAAATATTCTGTGGAATTCAATCCTTCACGGAAGTTAGTAATAATAGGAATGTCTACAGTATTACCGGAAGCATCTGCCATCAGACCGCGCATACCTGCAAGCTGTTTAACCTGGTCGATGCTGCCTCTGGCACCTGAACTTGCCATCATGAAGACGTTATTCAATTCACTGAAATTACCCTTCATGGCCTCGGTTACTTTTTCACCGGTAGCACGCCATACTTCCAGTTCTCTTAAACGCTTTTCATCGTTGGCAATAATTCCTTTTTCAAAAAGAGTTTCAATCTGATCGATTTCATCATAGGCTTTTTCGATAATATCTTTTTTGGTAGGTGGAACTGTTAAATCCTCGATGGATATGGAAATACCGGCTTTGGTTGCGTACTTGAAGCCGATATCTTTCATTTCATCAGCCAGAATAGCTGTCATTTCGTTCCCGAACCTGAAAAACCAGTCCAGCATCAAAGCAGAAAGCTGCTTTTTACCTAACGGTTCATTAATAAATTTTTGTTCAGGCAGTCCCTGTTTGGAAATTGCATCACCAATTGCCATATTTAATATAACACGGCCGACACTGGTTGCAATAATTTCAGCATTGTGCCTGACTTTTATTTTGTCATGGATTTGAATTTGATTGGTTTCGTAAGCACGCATAACTTCATCAAAATCAGTGAACATTCTTTTAGGATTCTCTTTAAGAGTGCTATCCATAACTGTCAAATAATAAATACCTAAAACCATATCCTGACTCGGTGTAATTACCGGTCTGCCGTTAGCAGGTGCCAGTATATTATTATTAGCCAGCATCAGCAGTCTTGCTTCTGCTTGTGCTTCCAGAGATAAAGGAATATGTATCGCCATCTGGTCGCCGTCAAAGTCAGCGTTAAAAGCAGAACAAACAAGCGGATGAAGCTGAATAGCTTTACCTTCAACCAGTACAGGCTCAAATGCCTGTATACCTAATCTGTGCAAAGTAGGTGCACGGTTAAGCATTACAGGATGCCCGTCAATAATTTCTTCCAGAACATCCCAAACTTCTATATCACTTCTTTCAATTTTTCTTTTGGCACTTTTAACATTTTGCACAAAACCTTTTTCTACCAGTTTTCTGATAACAAAAGGTTTAAATAATTCCAGTGCCATGGTTTTAGGAACACCGCATTGATGTAATTTCAAATGCGGACCGACGACGATTACCGAACGACCGGAATAATCGACTCGTTTACCTAATAAATTCTGACGGAAACGGCCCTGCTTGCCTTGAATGATATCGCTTAATGATTTTAACGGTCGGCCATTACTTCCGGTAACCACCCTGCCTCTTCTTCCATTATTAAGAAGTACGTCAACTGCTTCCTGCAACATGCGCATTTCATTTTTAACAATCATGTTCGGAGCACCGATATCAAGTAATCTTTTTAAACGATTATTACGGTTAATAACACGACGGTAAAGATCATTAAGATCAGAAGTTGCAAACCTTCCGCCTTCCAACTGCACCATAGGTCTTAAGTCTGGGGGCATGACCGGAATTACGTCCATTATCATCCAGTCCGGTCTGTTACCTGAATCCAGAAATGAATCTACTACCCTATAACGTTTGGTAAGTTTTAACTTTTTTTGCGCAGACGCAGTTTTAATTTCTTCTTTTAGCTGCTCCAGCAGTTCCTGCAAATTAATTTTTTTCAATAAAGTTTTTATAGCTCTGGCACCGATGTCAGCTTTAAACTTTTCACCATATTTTTCTTTGAGTTCCAGATATTTCTGCTCACTCAGTCTCTGCTTTTCTTCAAGTATAGCTTCCAGTTCAGTTGATACTTCGGTAATAATATAGCTATCATAATAAATAACTTCTTCCAGACCTTTTACTGTCATATCCAGTAAAACTCCCATGTAGGAAGGTACGCCTTTTAAATACCAGATGTGAGAAACAGGCGCAGCCAGTTCAATATGGCCCATACGTTCACGACGTACTTTGGAATGAGTTACTTCCACACCGCATCTTTCACATACAATTCCTCTATATCTGACCCGGCGATATTTACCGCAAGCGCATTCCCAATCCTTGACCGGCCCGAAAATTCTTTCACAGAAAAGTCCGTTTCTCTCAGGTCTGAAGGTTCTGTAGTTAATGGTTTCAGGCTTGGTCACTTCACCGTGAGACCATGCCCTTACGCGCTCAGGAGATGTTAAGGTAATCTTGATTTTCTTAAATTCGTCATAGCTTTTTGATAACATATCTTATGATCTCCTTTTACCTTTATAATTTATCAATTTCTTCATTATCTTCATTCAATAATCTAAGGTCTAAAGAAATACTGCGTAACTCTCTGACCAGAACTTTGAACGATTCAGGCACACCGGTCTTGGCGATCGGTTTACCTTTGATAATGGATTCGTAAGCTTTGGCACGTCCTGTAACATCGTCAGATTTTATGGTCAGCATTTCCTGTAGTGTATGTGATGCTCCGTATGCTTCCAGTGCCCAAACTTCCATTTCGCCGAAACGCTGTCCGCCGAACTGGGCTTTACCACCAAGTGGTTGCTGAGTAACTAATGAGTAAGGTCCTGTTGAACGAGCATGTATTTTGTCGTCAACAAGGTGAATCAGTTTTAACATAAACATACAGCCGCAAAAAACAGGTCTGTCGAAATATTCGCCTGTACGACCATCTCTCAACTGTACTTTCCCGTTTTCTGTAAGCCATTCAAATCCTTTAACTTTTTTAGCTTTTTGTATTTCGGTAGATATAACATTTAAAGAACTTTCTTCTCCTAGAACTTCATCAAATGGATTGATTAAATAATATTTGTTCAACGCTTTGGCCGCACCACCTAAAAGTGTTTCATAGATCTGACCTACGTTCATACGACTCGGTACGCCCAGTGGGTTCAACACCATATCTATGGGAGAACCGTCAGGTAACATCGGCATGTCTTCCGGCGGTAATATTTTGGATATAACACCTTTATTTCCGTGACGACCTGCGATTTTGTCACCGATGGAAACTTTTCTTAAATGCGCCACATATACTCGAACTACTTTTATTACACCCGGCGGCAGGTTATCATTATTTTCCTTGGAAAAAACTTTAACCTTTACTACTTTACCGTATTCTCCGGGAGAAACACGTAATGATGTATCTTTCATATCTCTGGCTTTGTCACCGAAAATAGCGCGAAGCAATTTTTCTTCAGCAGGAGGTTCGGATTCTCCTTTTGGAGTAACTTTACCGACCAGAATATCTCCGGGTTTGACTTCAGCACCCACCCGAACGACACCGTCCTCATCCAGGTTCGCCAGCAATTCTTCGGAAACGTTGGCTACTTCTCTGGTTATTTCTTCATCTCCAAGCTTTGTAGTCCGGACATCAACTTCAAATTTTGTTATATGCACAGTAGAAAAAACATCTTCCTTAACCAGTTTGTCGCTGATTAAAATCGAGTCTTCAAAGTTTAAACCTTCCCAGGGCACAAAAGCAACAACGATATTTCTACCCAGCGCCAGTTCGCCATCTTTGGTAGAAGCGCCGTCAGCCAGAATGTCACCGGCATCCACCTTGTCGCCAACATTTACTATCGGCTGCTGGTTTACCCAGGTG
The nucleotide sequence above comes from Candidatus Margulisiibacteriota bacterium. Encoded proteins:
- the rpoC gene encoding DNA-directed RNA polymerase subunit beta'; its protein translation is MLSKSYDEFKKIKITLTSPERVRAWSHGEVTKPETINYRTFRPERNGLFCERIFGPVKDWECACGKYRRVRYRGIVCERCGVEVTHSKVRRERMGHIELAAPVSHIWYLKGVPSYMGVLLDMTVKGLEEVIYYDSYIITEVSTELEAILEEKQRLSEQKYLELKEKYGEKFKADIGARAIKTLLKKINLQELLEQLKEEIKTASAQKKLKLTKRYRVVDSFLDSGNRPDWMIMDVIPVMPPDLRPMVQLEGGRFATSDLNDLYRRVINRNNRLKRLLDIGAPNMIVKNEMRMLQEAVDVLLNNGRRGRVVTGSNGRPLKSLSDIIQGKQGRFRQNLLGKRVDYSGRSVIVVGPHLKLHQCGVPKTMALELFKPFVIRKLVEKGFVQNVKSAKRKIERSDIEVWDVLEEIIDGHPVMLNRAPTLHRLGIQAFEPVLVEGKAIQLHPLVCSAFNADFDGDQMAIHIPLSLEAQAEARLLMLANNNILAPANGRPVITPSQDMVLGIYYLTVMDSTLKENPKRMFTDFDEVMRAYETNQIQIHDKIKVRHNAEIIATSVGRVILNMAIGDAISKQGLPEQKFINEPLGKKQLSALMLDWFFRFGNEMTAILADEMKDIGFKYATKAGISISIEDLTVPPTKKDIIEKAYDEIDQIETLFEKGIIANDEKRLRELEVWRATGEKVTEAMKGNFSELNNVFMMASSGARGSIDQVKQLAGMRGLMADASGNTVDIPIITNFREGLNSTEYFISTYGARKGLVDTALRTADSGYLTRRLVDIAQDIMITEDDCKTSNGVRVTAIKEGYDEVISLKERLTGRVSLEKITDAKGNVIVDVDQTITEEMANGIIKEGKEEMQVRSVITCEAKRGLCQKCYGRDLSSDHIIDTGEAVGIIAAQSIGEPGTQLTMRTFHTGGVDLSRSIKVEIKADMAGTVSISKNLIVHEVHNEYGNVVEVVVRDGEITVKSKEGDQKKYMISQGSELRVKKGQKVEKGTVLFGHDSTVDYLVSSVSGELRLTGDVKLMPNKVGKHIVNYVVKNEGDIILVNKKKLEKVSIGAEEKVKVKEGQIVKIGDNLTNKKESKVAGIIASVASELITIMQANTYHCSEGALLFVNSGDTIKENQIIRKEKRFNQGGKARDIVAGLPKVEALFESRISKNKATLAEIDGSVEIVTKEGVRVVAVYNDDDKQEYKVPADTRIVVHTGDKVLKGSMLTEGIISPHDILSILGVQAVQEFLLEEVQKVYRGQGVTINDKHVEIILRQMTRKVKIIDMGDSKLLPGELIDVVEFQKENENLIKAGKAPSIGERVLLGITKASLNTESFISAASFQETAKVLTEAAIKGKIDEMYGLKENVIIGKLIPAGTGYYTNKPIELIPQVVLTKKEPMELEA